In Perca flavescens isolate YP-PL-M2 chromosome 7, PFLA_1.0, whole genome shotgun sequence, the following proteins share a genomic window:
- the kcng1 gene encoding voltage-gated potassium channel regulatory subunit KCNG1 has protein sequence MTLLAGDGSDYDYSALSCASDSSLNGPPLQEEEAQKGAFYKRAQRAPELSSIHEDTLSGARKLHAIINVGGLRYQLPWTTLEDFPLSRLGQLHLCSSFDEIMRICDDYDVAHNEFFFDRSPCAFRTILTFLRAGKLRSLREMCALSFREELLYWGVPEESLEWCCRRRLLQRVEEFEAMERAEEEEDLLEDLLDSDSGRREHAAESRLNRCMGKLRDMVERPHSGLPGKIFACLSVLFVTITAVNLSISTMPAMREEEEAGTCSQMCYNIFIVETVCVAWFSLEFTLRFIQDRSKLAFLRQPLNLIDVVAILPYYITLVVDSTSHGEKRLGSGNSYLDKVGLVLRVLRALRILYVMRLARHSLGLQTLGLTARRCTREFGLLLLFLCVAIALYSPLLYLIENEMAATQEFTSIPATYWWAVITMTTVGYGDMVPRSIPGQVVALSSILSGILLMAFPVTSIFHTFSRSYVELKQEQQRLLQRRTHFLLRSRMAGLGSSLSLESDVLFPIGASDVRGKDK, from the exons ATGACCCTGTTGGCGGGCGATGGCTCCGACTACGACTACAGTGCCCTGAGCTGTGCCTCGGATTCCTCCCTCAACGGACCCCCCCTACAAGAGGAGGAGGCTCAGAAGGGGGCCTTCTACAAGAGGGCGCAGCGGGCCCCGGAGCTCAGCTCCATCCATGAGGACACCCTGTCCGGCGCCCGTAAACTCCACGCCATCATCAATGTGGGCGGTCTGCGCTACCAGCTGCCCTGGACCACCTTGGAGGACTTCCCCCTGTCCCGTCTGGGCCAGCTGCACCTCTGCAGCAGCTTCGACGAGATCATGCGCATCTGCGATGACTATGACGTCGCGCACAATGAGTTCTTCTTCGACCGCAGCCCCTGTGCCTTCCGCACCATCCTGACCTTCCTGCGGGCGGGGAAGTTGCGCTCCCTCAGGGAGATGTGCGCCCTCTCCTTCAGGGAGGAGCTGCTCTACTGGGGGGTCCCCGAGGAGAGCCTGGAGTGGTGCTGCCGCCGGCGGCTGCTGCAGCGCGTGGAGGAGTTTGAAGCGATGGAGagagcggaggaggaggaggacctgTTGGAGGATCTGTTGGATTCAGACAGTGGACGCAGGGAGCACGCGGCCGAGTCCAGGCTCAATCGGTGCATGGGCAAACTCCGGGATATGGTGGAGAGGCCTCACTCGGGCCTGCCGGGGAAGATCTTCGCTTGTTTGTCAGTACTGTTTGTCACCATCACCGCCGTCAACCTGTCCATCAGCACCATGCCCGCCatgagggaagaggaggaggcg GGCACATGTTCCCAGATGTGCTACAACATCTTCATAGTGGAGACGGTGTGCGTGGCCTGGTTCTCCCTGGAGTTCACGCTGCGCTTCATTCAGGACCGCAGCAAGCTGGCCTTCCTCCGGCAGCCCCTGAACCTGATCGACGTGGTGGCCATCCTTCCGTACTACATCACCCTGGTGGTGGACAGCACCTCCCACGGGGAGAAGCGCCTGGGCTCCGGCAACAGCTACCTGGACAAAGTGGGCTTGGTGCTGCGCGTCCTGAGAGCCCTGCGCATCCTCTACGTGATGCGGCTGGCTCGCCACTCTCTGGGCCTGCAGACTCTGGGCCTGACCGCCCGCCGCTGCACACGGGAGTTCGGactgctcctcctcttcctgtgcGTGGCCATCGCCCTCTATTCCCCCTTGCTGTACTTGATTGAGAACGAAATGGCCGCCACGCAAGAGTTCACCAGCATCCCCGCCACCTACTGGTGGGCCGTGATCACCATGACAACTGTGGGCTACGGGGACATGGTGCCGAGGAGCATCCCAGGTCAGGTGGTGGCTCTGAGCAGCATCCTGAGCGGGATCCTCCTCATGGCCTTCCCCGTCACCTCCATCTTCCACACCTTCTCGCGGAGCTACGTGGAGCTGAAGCAGGAGCAGCAGCGGCTGCTGCAGAGGAGGACACACTTCCTGCTGCGCAGCCGCATGGCCGGCCTGGGCAGCAGCCTGTCCTTAGAGAGTGACGTGCTCTTCCCTATAGGGGCGTCTGACGTCAGAGGCAAGGACAAGTGA